The Saccharomyces kudriavzevii IFO 1802 strain IFO1802 genome assembly, chromosome: 6 genome contains the following window.
CCTCAAGAACCCATTCTTTGAAGATGTCATAGAAATTCTTTACCATACCCTTTACTTTTAAATCAGCCTCTTCAAGTTCTACATTTTTGACTTGCATGAAAGGAACAAAATCCTCTTCCCTTCCTCTATTCAGAAATGTGATAGCTTTACCAATCCTATTTGCTCTACCAGTCCTACCACATCTATGCATGAACATATCCGAATTGGTCGGAGGATCAAGCTGGATAACCAAATCCACCTCGGGTATATCAATACCTCTAGCTGCTACATCCGTAGTGAACAAAACGGAATTGTTTAGCGATTCAGTAAAAGATGCCAAAGTCTTCGTTCTTGCCGAAGTTTGAAGTTTTCCGTGCAAGGAAAACACTTCTAGTTCACTAATTAGAatgttcttctttgataaaCGCTGGATAAATGAGTAGAAATAAGAGACTGATACACATGTGGGAAAGTATACAATACACTTCTTGAATTTATAGTTATTCAAAATGCTGACTAAGAGTTGTAGTTTTTCCAGAGGATTTACGACACAATAAtctaatttcaaagaagaaggagcTTGGTGCTTAGAGTTCACTGTAATCCTGACAGGATTTCTAAGCCCTGTCTTGAAGATATCCGATCCTGCACTACGCATAGTTGCGGAAAATAGGCCTGTTCTCCTTTGCTTAGGCAATAGCCTCAGTATTCTCTCGATATCCTTGATAAAACTCATATCCAATAATCTATCTGCTTCATCCAAAATCACCATACTGCATGCTGACGTCTTCACTGCTGGCATTTGCAGAAAGTCCAAAACCCTACCAGGTGTCCCAACCAAAATTTGAGGTCGATTCTCCAAAAAGATGCTCACATCATCTCTGACTGAACCTTCATTGGTACCAACCAGAAGTTGACATTTAACAGGGAACAAGTCAGAAGGGTAATGCTCCAAGAATGATAAAACAACTGTCTCAATTTGGCGTGATAGTTCTCTCGTTGGAGCAATAATCAATGAATGGAAATGCgcctttttgaatttaaatGTGTTTGCTTCTTCCTTAACGATTTTTTCTAGTATAGGTATAACAAAGGCTGCGGTCTTACCGGAGCCTGTCACAGAATCCACTACCACATCCTTATTGCCAGCAAGCATGGGAATTGTAGATGCCTGGACTGGGGTCATGGTCTCAAAACCCATGACATCTAGTCCGGTCCTTATCCAAGGAAGTAAGGAAAAATCGAGATTATCCCACTGTAGTGATTTCGACATTGTTTTTGATGCCACTTTGTCCTTTACTTCTGTCTGGTTTTGCTATATCCATGTATTAAGCTCATCCTGAAAAGTTTACTCTTTTTCtcagtgaaaaatttttgaaggcgAAAGCCACACGAGGAAGAGTCGGtccaaataaaaaaataatctcAATATTCTCTCGAGTTGCCACACATACAATTTCCACTGCTCTACGGTAATCATCAGAATCCTTGAATGAGTGGTTTCATTAAAAGGCTAGtaggaaaaatgaaaaccGTTTCAGCAGGTAATTCAATCGGCAACAAGATGGACTCAGTTTACGTAAACTGGACCAAGGAACAACTAATACGGAGGATAGCTGAGTTAGAAAATGCAAACAAGCAGCATCCTGATGAGCCACAGCacactgaagaaaataagaagcGCAAACTTCCACGGAAAGAGGTCATCAAAACCAAGACCAAAATAGCCCAGAAGAAGTTTGACTTTTCTAGACATAATACCAGACTCATCGCGCTAAGATTTGCCTATTTAGGCTGGAATTACAATGGGTTAGctattcaaaaagaatacacACCTTTACCCACAGTGGAGGGTATCATTTTGGAGGCCATGAATAAATGTAAACTTGTTCCATCACTGGTTTTACAAGAGTATAAATTCAGTAGATGTGGTAGAACAGATAAAGGCGTGAGCGCAATGAACCAAGtcatatctttgaaagttcGTTCCAATTTGACAAATGAGGAACAACTTGATTCGGCCAACGATTGCAGGGAAATATCGTATGTTCGTGTTTTAAATCAATTATTGCCTGACGACATCCGTATATCAGCTGTCTGCCTGAGACCTCCACCTGATTTCGATGCAAGATTCAGCTGCGTTCATCGACACTATAAGTATGTTTTTAATGGGAAGAACCTTAATATTGATAAAATGTCTAAAGCGGCAtcatattttcttggaGAGAATGACTTTAGAAACTTTTGTAAACTTGATGGCTCAAAACAAATCACCAACTTTAAGCGGACAATGCTAAGctcaaaaattcttcctctttctGACACTTTCTactgttttgatttgattggCTCGGCATTCTTATGGCACCAAGTTCGTTGCATGATGgccattcttttcttagCTGGTCAAGAACTTGAGGAGCCAGAAATGGTCTTGCGCCTGcttgatattgaaaaaacacCTCAAAGGCCAATTTATGATATGGCAGATGATATCCCACTATTGTTATATGACTGTGAGTTTCCCCAACTAGAATGGCAAGAAACTGCTGTAGATGACTGTAAATCAATTAGGGTCACAACAGCGACTGAGGCGTTGACATTACACTACGGGCTAAAAGCCATGGTTAGCAACATTTTTAAAGATGTCCTGCCCACAGCAGATACTAACAATTTCACAAAGACAATTATCAACTTGGGTGATGGAAAGGGAAAGATAGTTGGaaattatgtaaaattgaaggatAGAAGCGTGATGGAATCTGTCGAAGCTGTTAATGACAAATATtctaaaagaagaagtaaaaaaactaaataGGATATAAGTAAAAGcactttaaaaaaaaactattggtgaatttatatatgtcaCGTGGCTGCTTTTTAGTTTTtaatatatttttttatttattttataaatttgaaaaacaaaaactatCTTAAAATTAATATAATTCAGTGGGTTTTATTTCCGAAGCAAAATATAAGGTTATAGtagaagagaaaaggaaaatgcaACCTCATCTCAGAATCACATATATCGTGAACTCTTCAAACTCATAAAGCGAATTCAGTGATATGCTGACATAATGATCCTATATGCCCATTTTTAATT
Protein-coding sequences here:
- the SPB4 gene encoding ATP-dependent RNA helicase SPB4 (similar to Saccharomyces cerevisiae SPB4 (YFL002C); ancestral locus Anc_8.87), giving the protein MSKSLQWDNLDFSLLPWIRTGLDVMGFETMTPVQASTIPMLAGNKDVVVDSVTGSGKTAAFVIPILEKIVKEEANTFKFKKAHFHSLIIAPTRELSRQIETVVLSFLEHYPSDLFPVKCQLLVGTNEGSVRDDVSIFLENRPQILVGTPGRVLDFLQMPAVKTSACSMVILDEADRLLDMSFIKDIERILRLLPKQRRTGLFSATMRSAGSDIFKTGLRNPVRITVNSKHQAPSSLKLDYCVVNPLEKLQLLVSILNNYKFKKCIVYFPTCVSVSYFYSFIQRLSKKNILISELEVFSLHGKLQTSARTKTLASFTESLNNSVLFTTDVAARGIDIPEVDLVIQLDPPTNSDMFMHRCGRTGRANRIGKAITFLNRGREEDFVPFMQVKNVELEEADLKVKGMVKNFYDIFKEWVLEDRDRYDKGVRAYVAFIKYYSNHSANSIFRLQSLDYVGIAKMYGLFRLPLMPEITKYLITEKQEEIFPGNWLVDPPIIMDEYRYKDKKREKQRQEALKNINLINDKKKLKSELKRKNLAWSDKTSTKEQKLKRKEKMSLKRKAIEEELKAEELIKNDEEKHTQEDWKEIVLQGKRRKASNNAIQGSFDDL
- the DEG1 gene encoding pseudouridine synthase DEG1 (similar to Saccharomyces cerevisiae DEG1 (YFL001W); ancestral locus Anc_8.88) encodes the protein MSGFIKRLVGKMKTVSAGNSIGNKMDSVYVNWTKEQLIRRIAELENANKQHPDEPQHTEENKKRKLPRKEVIKTKTKIAQKKFDFSRHNTRLIALRFAYLGWNYNGLAIQKEYTPLPTVEGIILEAMNKCKLVPSLVLQEYKFSRCGRTDKGVSAMNQVISLKVRSNLTNEEQLDSANDCREISYVRVLNQLLPDDIRISAVCLRPPPDFDARFSCVHRHYKYVFNGKNLNIDKMSKAASYFLGENDFRNFCKLDGSKQITNFKRTMLSSKILPLSDTFYCFDLIGSAFLWHQVRCMMAILFLAGQELEEPEMVLRLLDIEKTPQRPIYDMADDIPLLLYDCEFPQLEWQETAVDDCKSIRVTTATEALTLHYGLKAMVSNIFKDVLPTADTNNFTKTIINLGDGKGKIVGNYVKLKDRSVMESVEAVNDKYSKRRSKKTK